One part of the Desulfovibrio sp. JC010 genome encodes these proteins:
- the rsfS gene encoding ribosome silencing factor codes for MKTKEKKFKQIDTKDKVQLVAQWLDEKQASEVSAVDVQGICPIAEVVMVAGAKGVRHAQALADFVLEQLSKDNIEYLGMEGYKTGDWILLDLNDIIVHIFQEENRGFYNVEGLWSEGTRMDLKLKPQD; via the coding sequence ATGAAAACTAAAGAAAAGAAATTTAAACAGATCGATACTAAGGATAAAGTGCAGCTTGTTGCGCAGTGGTTGGACGAAAAACAGGCCAGCGAGGTTTCCGCTGTAGACGTACAGGGAATCTGCCCCATCGCCGAAGTTGTGATGGTTGCCGGTGCAAAGGGTGTGCGCCATGCACAGGCTCTGGCTGATTTCGTACTGGAGCAGCTTTCCAAGGATAATATCGAATATCTCGGTATGGAAGGCTACAAGACCGGAGACTGGATCCTGCTCGATCTGAACGATATTATCGTACACATTTTCCAGGAAGAAAACCGCGGATTTTATAACGTGGAAGGTCTCTGGTCCGAAGGTACCAGAATGGATTTAAAACTAAAGCCGCAGGACTAA